The nucleotide sequence CGTCAAGGTCACCCGTGGCAGCTCCGGCAATATCAAGCGCCTGACAGCCGCCGTGGTCATCAATGCGCCGCTGGCAGTGCCTGCTGGCGGTGATGCGGCAACTGCTGCCAATGCCGCAGCGGTCAGCGCTGGCATGCGCCCTTTGAGCGCGCAGCAGCAAGAGCAATTGCTGACGCTGGTGCGCGAGACCGTGGGCTATAGCTCCGACCGTGGTGACTCGGTGAATCTGGTCAGTGCGCCGTTTATGGAAAGCAGCGCTGCACCTGCAGAACTGCCTCTGTGGAAAGACCCTGAAGCACAGGCCATGGCCAAGAGCCTTGGTGTGCCGATTGCGCTGGCACTGTTTGGTGCGCTGGTGCTGCTGGGCTTGGTGCGCCCGATGCTCAAGGGCCGCAAGTCTGCGCCGGGCAGCCAGCTCAATGCGATTGAGGCCGAACAGCTCGATCGCCCCGCGTTGCCAGCTCCAGCGACCGAGCTGACACCCACCAAGGAGCAGCAGCGACTGGACCAGGCGCGCAGCCTGGCCAAGCAGAACCCGATTGCGGTGGCGAATATTGTGAAGACCTGGATAAACGGCGAGGGATAGAAGTCACCCCCTGAGGCGCTTTGCGCCTTCCTCCTCTCTCTACGCGCTGCGCGCTATGGAAGGGGGACGATGCCCTCGCGGCGGGGCGGCCCTTGCTCGGCATCCCTCGCTTGTGGCAGTTGAGTCATTGAAAGAGAGTTGTGAATATGGACGATAGAGGTTTGAACGACGCTGCCATCTTGCTGGTCTCCCTCGGAGAGGAAGAGGCGGCTGAGGTGTTCAAGCATCTGACGCCCAAGGAAGTGCAGAAGCTGGGCGAGACGATTGCGCGCATGCGTGGCGTGACGCGTGACAAGGTGGATTTTGTGATCGACCGCTTCACCAGCGATGCGGCTTCGCAGAGCTTGCTGGTGGATGACGCCAGCGACTATGTGCGCTCGGTTCTGAAGCGGGCGCTGGGCGATGACAAGGCTGCGCTGCTGATCGATCGTATCTTGCAGGGCGGTGATATCTCGGGCATTGAAAGCCTGAAGTGGATGGACCCTCTGTCAGTGGCAGAGCTGCTGCGCGGAGAGCACCCACAGATCGTGGCAGCGATTCTGGTGCATCTGGAGTATGAGCAGGCAGCCGCTGTGCTGATGCAGTTCCCCGACCGTTTCCGCAGCGAAGTCATGCTGCGCGTGGCCACGCTGGAAGGCATTCAGCCCGCTGCGCTCAAGGACTTGAACGAGGTGCTGTTTCAGGTGCTGGCCGGTGGCGACAAGGTGCGCAAGACCTCGCTGGGCGGTGTCAAGACAGCGGCCGAAATGCTCAACCAGCTGGGCGGCAATGCCGATGTGGCAGTGCTCGATTCCATTCGCCATTACGACCCCGAGCTGGCACAGAAGATCATGGACAAGATGTTTGTCTTCGACGATCTGGTCAAGCTCGACGATCGCTCGGTGCAGCTGGTGCTGCGCGAGGTGGTGTCCGAGACGCTGATCGTGGCGCTCAAGGGCGGCTCGATGGAAGTGCGCGACAAGATTCTGGCCAATATGTCCATGCGTGCGGCCGAGTCGCTGCGCGAAGATCTGGAAGGCCGCGGCCCCATGCGCCTGTCCGAAGTGGAAGCGCAGC is from Comamonas fluminis and encodes:
- the fliG gene encoding flagellar motor switch protein FliG — its product is MDDRGLNDAAILLVSLGEEEAAEVFKHLTPKEVQKLGETIARMRGVTRDKVDFVIDRFTSDAASQSLLVDDASDYVRSVLKRALGDDKAALLIDRILQGGDISGIESLKWMDPLSVAELLRGEHPQIVAAILVHLEYEQAAAVLMQFPDRFRSEVMLRVATLEGIQPAALKDLNEVLFQVLAGGDKVRKTSLGGVKTAAEMLNQLGGNADVAVLDSIRHYDPELAQKIMDKMFVFDDLVKLDDRSVQLVLREVVSETLIVALKGGSMEVRDKILANMSMRAAESLREDLEGRGPMRLSEVEAQQKEILKVVRRLVEEGQVTIGSGAEDSYV